Within Kutzneria chonburiensis, the genomic segment CACGCGGTCGCCGGTGTCGCCGTAGTAGGCGACCGAGGAGCTGTTGAGCAGCGCGGGAATGCCATGGGCGGCAACGGCTTCGGCCAGCACGCGGGTCGGAACGACGCGGCTGTCCAGCAGCTCCTGCTTGAACGCCGGCGTCCACCGCTTCTCGGTGGTGTCGACCGCGCAGAGGTTGATCACGGCATCGGCGCCGTCCAGCGCCCCGTCGGCGATGGTGCCGGCGTCGGGATCCCACGACCGCTCGTCGGCGGCCGCGGCCGGCCGCCGGACCAGCCGCAGCACCTCGTGCCCGGCGGCCCGCAGGACCGGCGTCAGCGCCGTCCCGATCACGCCGGACGCACCGGCCACCGCTACCCGCATCGAAGCCTCCTCGTGAGTTAACGGTGTTAACCCTAGCGGTCCACGGGGTGGACCGCCCACCAGGGGGACCGGCTACAGTGGCCGGGCAGCTGGTTCGGCCGTCCCACCCGGGGCGGTCGTCGCAAGAGGGAATCCGGTGCGAATCCGGGACTGCCCCGCAGCGGTGAGTGGGAACGACCGCCGTCACACGCACTGAGCCGACAGGCTTGGGAAGCGACGGCCAGTAGGCACGAGCACGACGCCCGCGAGTCCGAAGACCTGCCCGCTGTGCGCCCCGCGACCGTGGGGCGCAGGCCGAGACCTCGCGGGCGGGTCGGTGTCGAGCCTCGACAAGGGGCTGGTCGCGGCGTGTCCGCGGGTCCACGTGGACTCGCGAAGGAGAGCCCCGTGACCTCAAGCAGCACTCTGCACGGATATCCGCGGCAGGGCCCGGACCGGCAGTTGAAGAAGGCGATCGAGGCCTACTGGGCCGGCCGTGTCGACGCCGACGCGCTGCTCGGCGCGGCCCGTGAGCTGCGGCTGAACAACCTGGCCGAGCTGCGCGCCGCCGGCATCGACGAGATCCCGAGCAACTACTTCTCGCTCTACGACCACGTCCTCGACACGGCCTGGCTGCTTGGCGCGATCCCGCGGCGGCACATCGACGCCGTGCCGGACGTGTCGACCGAGAAGGGCCGCCTCGACCGCTACTTCGCGATGGCCCGTGGCACCGCCGACGCGCCGCCGCTGGAGATGACCAAGTGGTTCGACACCAACTACCACTACCTGGTCCCGGAACTGGGCCCGGACACCACATTCAGCCTGGACGCCAGCAAGCCGCTCGAGGAGTTCACCGAGGCGCTTGAGCAGGGCGTGGTGACGCGACCGGTGCTGGTCGGCCCGGTGACATTCCTGTTGCTGGCCAAGAACCTCGACGGTGACTTCCCGCCGCTCGACCTGCTGGACAAGATCGTTCCACTGTACGTCGACCTGCTGCGGCAGCTGCGCGAAGCCGGCGCGGACTGGGTGCAGCTGGACGAGCCGGCCCTGGTCGCCGACCAGCCGTCCGACGTGCTGGACAAGGTCGCCGAGACGTACGAAACCCTTGCCGCGGCAACGAATCGCCCGAAGATCCTGGTCGCCTCCTACTTCGACGGCCTCGGCGACGCCCTGCCGGTGCTGGCCAGGACGCCGGTCGAGGGCCTGGCCATGGACTTCACCGCGGGGGACAACCTCAAGGGGCTGGCCGCGATCGGCGGCATCCAGGACAAACGCCTGGTCGCCGGCGTGGTCAACGGCCGCAACATCTGGGCCGCGAACCTGTCCGAAGCCCTTGGCGTCCTGGGCACGCTGCTCGGCCTGGCCGCTTCCGTCGACGTGGCGGCGTCGAGCTCGCTGCTGCACGTGCCCTACGACGTCACCCTCGAGACGGACCTGGACCCGGAGATCGCCGGCTGGCTGTCGTTCGCGCGGCAGAAGGTGCAGGAGATCGTCACGCTGCGCCGTGGCCTGACCGAGGGTCGCGCGGCCATCGGAACTGTCTTGCACGTCAACGAAACCCGGCTGGCGTCGAGGGCGTCCTCGCCGATCGTCAAGGTGCCGGCCGTCCGCGAGCGGGTCATCCCCGATGTCCGTCGCAGCGCTTACGACCAACGCGCGAAGGCCCAGCGGGAGCAGCTCACGCTTCCGCAGCTGCCGACCACCACGATCGGCTCGTTCCCGCAGACGGCCGAGCTGCGCAAGGCCCGGGCCGCGCTCCGTAATGGCCAACTCGACCAAGACGCTTACCGGGCGGCGATGCGGGCCGAGATCCGCGCGGTGATCGCCGAGCAGGAGCGGATCGGGCTGGACGTGCTGGTGCACGGCGAGCCCGAGCGCAACGACATGGTCCAGTACTTCGGCGAGCAGCTGGCCGGATTCCTGGCCACGCAACAGGGTTGGGTCCAGTCCTACGGCACCCGCTACGTCCGCCCGCCGATCATCGTCGGCGACGTGTTCCGCCCGGCCCCGATGACCGTCGAATGGGCGACCTACGCGCAAAGCCTGACCGACAAGCCGGTCAAGGGCATGCTGACCGGCCCGGTGACCATGCTGGCCTGGTCGTTCGTCCGCGACGACCAGCCGGCGGGCGACACCGCCCGGCAGGTCGCGCTGGCCCTGCGTGACGAGGTGGTCGACCTGGAATCCGCTGGTGTCAAGGTGATCCAGGTCGACGAGCCGGCGCTGCGGGAGACGCTGCCGCTGCGGGCCGCGGACCGGGCCGCGTACCTGGAATGGGCCGTGACCGCCTTCCGCCTGGCCACTTCCGGCGTCCGCGACGAGACGCAGATCCACACGCACATGTGCTACGCCGAGTTCGGCGACGTGCTGGAGGCGATCATCGACATGGACGCCGACGTGATCAGCCTGGAGGCGGCCCGGTCGAACATGGCGATCGTCGCCGACCTGGCCGCCGCCGGCTATCCCAACGAGGCCGGCCCGGGCGTGTGGGACATCCACTCGCCGCGCGTCCCGTCGGTCGAGGAGATCGCCGGTCACCTGGTCAAGGCGATGGCGGCGTTCCCGGCCGAGCGCCTGTGGGTGAACCCGGACTGCGGGCTGAAGACCCGCGGCTACCCCGAAGTGAAGGCCACGCTGGAGAACCTGGTCGAAGCCACCGGGCAGCTGCGGGCGTGACCGCACGGTTGTGGGCGGCGCAAGCCGCCCACAACCCGTCCTTGAGCACGGCCGGATAGGGTCCGTTGACGAGGCCCGCCACGAGAATGGAGCAGACACGCGGTGGAAGCACACGTGCTGGACCGTCTGCAGGGGCCGAGACCGGTGTTCTCGGTCGAGTTCTTCCCGCCCCGCGACGCGGCCGACGAGCACAAGCTGTGGCTGGCGATCCGGCAGCTGGAGGGGCTGGAGCCGGCGTTCATGTCGGTGACCTACGGCGCCGGCGGGTCGAGCCGCGACCGCACGATCCGCACCACGGGACGTGTGGTGCAGGAGACGTCGCTGTTGCCGATGGCCCACCTGACGGCCGTGGATCACTCGGTCGCCGAGTTGCGCAACGTGATCGGCTGGTACGCGGCGGTCGGCGTGCGCAACGTGCTGGCGGTGCGGGGCGACCCGCCCGGCGACCCCAACGGCGAGTGGGTCAAGCACCCGCAGGGGTTGACCTACGCCGAGGAGCTGGTCTCGCTGGTGCGCGAGCTCGGCGATTTCTGCGTCGGCGTGTCCGCCTTCCCGTACGGGCATCCGCGGTCGGCCGACCTGGACACCGACACCGAGTACCTGGTGCGGAAGTTCCGGGCCGGCGCGGACTTCGCCATCGCCCAGCTGTTCTTCGAGGCCGAGGACTTCCTGCGGCTGCGTGACCGGATGGCCGCCCGCGGCTGCGACGCCCCGCTGCTGCCGGGCATTCTGCCGCTGACCACCGTTCGTACGCTGCTCAAGACGGTCGAGCTGTCCGGGGCGCCGGTGCCGCCGGCCTTGGCGCGGCGGCTGGACCCGCTGGTCGACGACCCGAAGGCGTTCCGGGCCGAGGGCATCGACATCGTGACCGAGCTGTCCCAGCGCCTGATCGACGAAGGCGTGCCGGGCGTGCACTTCTACACGTTCAACATGTCCAAGGCCACCACCGAAGTGGTGGCCCGCCTCGGGTTGTCGCCGGTCCGCGTGTGAGCTGGACGGCGGCCGTGCGGCCGCCGTCCACTGTGGACCTACACCGCGGTCAGCTTCTGCGGGTTGATCACCCACATCACCTGGTCGATGTGGGTCGCGCCGTCCACGGCGACCACACCGACCGTCTCACCGGCCTTCTTGAGCACCATGCCCGGCGCGCCGTTGAGCACGGCGAGCTCCATCTCCAGTCCGTCCCAGAAGTCGCTGGAACCCCAGGCGCGCACCAACTTCGCCACCGCGACGGCCCCGGTGACCACGTACTTGGTCGCGCGGGCCACGCCGCCGCCGTCGGAGTAGCTGACCACGTCCTCGGCGAACAGCTCCTCCAGCGCGCTCAGGTCACCGGCCTGCGCCGCCTGCACGAACGCGGTCAGCAGCCGCCGCTGCTCGGACGGGTCGACCGGGGCCTTGCGCTCGGCCGCGAGATGCTTCCGAGCCCGGCTCACGTACTGTCGCGCGGTCACCTCGGTCGTCTGCACGATCTCGGCGATCTGCTCGTAGGGATAGTCGAACGCCTCCCGCAGCACATAGGCCGCCCGCTCGTTCGGCGTGAGCTTTTCCAGCAGCAGCAACACACCCAGCTCCAGCGCCGCCGCACGCTCGGCCCCCAGCTGCGGGTCGGCCGAGGTGTCGACCGGCTCCGGCAGCCACGGCCCGACGTAGCTCTCCCGCCGCGCGTAGGCCGACTGGGTGGCGTTGATGGCCAGCCGGGTGGTCGTGGTGGCCAGGTAGGCCGCCGGGTTCTCGACCACCGACCGGTCGCAGGTCTGCCAGCGGATCCAGACGTCCTGCACCAGGTCCTCGGCATCGACCGCGCTGCCCAGCATCCGGTAGGCGATGCCGAACAGCCGCGGCCGCACCTGCGCGAAGACCTCGGTGGCGTCGTCCAGGGTCTCCATGGATGCTGATCCCTTTCGCCGGGGCGCACGGCAGAGCCGGGCGGCGTGCTGCCTCTCGCAGCGTACGCCAGCCCGGCCGCCTTCCCCGTCCCGACGGATCAGTCGGGCTTCATCCGTTGGACTGAACGCCAACGGAAACCGCGTTGGTGAAAAGGAAAACCGCGTCGGTCACGGCCTCGACCCGGTGCCGCCGGTCGGGCAGCGCGAGCAGGTCGCCCGGCACCGCCTCCCAGCTGTCCCGCCCCGCGACCAGCCGGACCCGGCCCTGCAACACGAACACCGTGGTGTCGCCGCCGTGCTCGTGTTCGTGCAGGTGCTCGCCGGCCAGCAGCGCCATCACCGTCTGACGCAAGGAATGCTCGTGACCGCCGTGCACGGTCCGGGCGCTGCGGTTCTGCGGGCAGTTGCGCGCGGTGTCCAGCTGGCCCTGGGCCACCGCGGTCAGCGACGTCTTGGTCATGCCCGTCGGTCCTTGCGCTGCTCGAGCTCCTCGGCGCTGACCGGGATCATCATCGGCTGACCCGGCACGCAGAACATCGTCACCACGAACTGCGACTCCGCGTCGGCCAGGTTGTTGCCGTCCTGGTAGTGGATGACGTCGCCGCCCGGCTCCCAGAACGTCTCGCCCGCCTTGACCACGCGGGCCGGCTCGCCCTCCAGCTCGAAGACGATCTCGCCCTTGAGCACGTAGCCGTAGGCCGGGCCGGAGTGCCGGTGCGGCGGCGCGCCCGGGCTGCCCGGCGGCAGCGTGACGTGGATGGTCATGGCCTCGGCGTGGTCGTCGATCTGCGGCACGCCGGTGACCGTCGAGAGCAGGTCGATCTGCGGCGGTGGCCCGTCGGCGTACGGGTTGGGCAGGTAGTGGTCATGCTGGGTGCTCAAGGCAGCCTCCTGGTCGGCGACGCTGTGCACCAGCTAGGACCGGACACGACCACGATCTGTGACAGCTGAGTCGCCGATCACACCCTGTCACTTTTGACCGGCCTGTCTTGTCCACCTGATATGAAGCGGATTCTGATCGTCGGCGGCGGCTACGCCGGCTTCTACGCCGCCCGTGGGCTGGAGAAGCGGCTGCGGGCGGGGGAGGCGTCGGTGACGGTCGTCGATCCGCGGCCGTATCTGACCTACCAGCCGTTCCTGCCGGAGGTGCTGGCCGGCTCGATCGAGGCGCGGCACGCGGCCGTGTCGATGCGCTCGCATCTGCGGCGCACCAAGGTGATCGCCGGCCGGGTGCGGAAGATCGACCACGCCGGCCGGACCGTCGTCGTGCAGCCGCCGGACGGGGCCGAGTTTTCGTTGGACTACGACGTGATCGTGGTGACCGCCGGCGCGGTGACCCGGCGGCTCCCGGTGCCGGGCATCGCCGAGCAGGCGATCGGGTTGAAGCACGTCGAGGAGGCCGTGGCCATCCGCGACCAACTGCTGACCTCGTTCGACCGCGCGGCCGTCCTGCCGCCCGGCCCTGAGCGGAGCAAGCTGCTCACGGTGGTCTTCGTCGGCGGCGGCTTCTCCGGTGTCGAGGGCTTCGGCGAGCTGCTGTCCCTGGCATCGGCGCTGCTCAAGCGGTATCCGGAGATCTCGGCCTCGGAGCCGCGGTTCCACCTGGTCGAGGGTTCCGGGCGGATCCTGCCCGAGGTGTCGGCCAAGGCCGGGGGCTGGGTCGTGCGCTCACTTGAACGCCGCGGTTCAGTTGTGCACCTGAACTGCACCGTACAGTCCGCGGTCGGCGGCGAGGTCGTGCTGACCGACGGAAGCACGGTCGACGCCGGCCTGATCGTGTGGACCGCCGGCAACGACGCCAACCCTGTGGTCAGGACGCACACCGACCTGCCGATCACCGCGCGCGGCCTGATCATCGTGCGGCCCGACCTGCGGGTCGGCACCGAGACCGACATCGTGCCGGACGCATGGGCCGCCGGTGACGACGCCGCCGTGCCGGACCTGGCCGTGCCCGGCACATACACCGTGCCCAACGCCCAGCACGCGTTCCGGCAGGGCAAACTGCTGGCCCGCAACATCGCCGCCGCGCTACGAAAGCGGCCCCTGGTTGCGTACGTGCACCACAGCCTCGGCTCGGTGGCCACGCTCGGCCTCGGGCGCGGCATATTCCAGTACAAGAAGATCACCATCAAGGGGCCGCCGGCCTGGCTGATGCACCGCGGTTACCACGTGCTGGCCGTGCCGACCTGGGAACGCAAGATCCGGGTGCTCGCGGTGTGGCTGACCGCGGCCGTCTTCGGCCGCGACATCGTCTCGCTGGCCGCCGTGGAGCATCCACGGGAGGCTTTCCTCCGGGACGGTGTCACAAACCGAGCCTCTGTCCTGTCCTAGCTGGTGAGCCAACGAGGAAGGGAACACAGATGAAGATCGTGGTCATCGGGGGCACCGGGCTGATCGGCTCGAACGCCGTGGCGAAGCTGCGGGCGGAGGGCCACGAGGTGGTGCCGGCCGCGCCGAGCACCGGCGTGAACACCCTCACCGGCGAGGGCCTCAAGGAGGTGCTCCAGGGCGCGGACGTGCTGGTCGACGTGTCCAACTCGCCGTCGTTCGCCGACGACGACGTGATGAGCTTCTTCACCACGTCCACCACCAATCTGCTGGCCGCCGCCGAGGAGGCCGGCGTCGGGCACTACGTGGCGCTGTCGATCATCGGCATCGACCGGATGCCCGACATCGGCTACTACCGGGCCAAGGTCGCGCAGGAGGGGCTGATCCGGGCCGCCGGGCTGCCGCACACGATCATCCGGGCCACCCAGTTCTTCGAGTTCGCCGGCGGCATCGCCGACACCTGCACCGTGGATGGCGCCGTCCGGCTGCCGGCGGCGAAGGCGCAGCCGATGGCCGCCGCCGACGTCTCCACCGCCGTCGCGCGCACCGCCGCCGGCGACCCGTTCAACGGCATCTTCGAGATCGCCGGGCCGGAGGCATTCGGCCTGGACGAGTGGATCCGCACCGTGCTCGACGCGCGGCAGGACACCCGTCAGGTGATCACCGACCCGACCGCCCAGTTCTTCGGCGGCGTCCCCGGGCAGACCGCCCTGCTGCCCGGTCCCGACGTCCGCCTGGCGCAGACCCGGCTCGCCGCCTGGCTCACGGCGGAAGGCGAGAAGTGACCTGCGCCGGCACGGCTTGAGCCGTGCGAAGACCCGTGCGGGTGGCGTCCCTCCATGCGCCACCCGCACGGCCTTCCCTGCACTGCTCAGCGGTGGTACCTGGCGATGTGCTGGGCCAGCACGTCGTCGCCGAAGTCGTTGAGCGGGTCCCGCCAGACGGTGTGCACGTGGTTGGCGTCGCGCTGCGTGTTGTCGTACTCGGCCAGCAGGCGCGGGCCCTGGAGCCGGTAGTAGTGCGGCTTGCCCGGTTCCGTCGAGCCCGCCCAGGCGAAGCTCACGTCCTTGATCGCGTCACCCGCGAACTTCGCCGCCTCCCGCTCGGCCAGCTCGTCCGGGGCGCGGCCGAGGAACGTCATGAGTACCGCTCGTAGCTGCTCCCGTTGCTGTGGCGACATTTCCGCCGCGTTGACGCCCTTCGGCTTCGCCGTCAGGCTCAGCTGATCGTGGTGCTCCTCGGTGATGCCGATGTGTTGATCGGCCTGACGTTGGAACTCCGCCACCGCGTTGTTCAGCTTCGGGTCGTCGAACCGCCCGCGCCACACCTCGGCCAGCGCCAGCGCCTTGTCGCCTTCGCCGACGCGCGGCCGGTTCCCCGTCACGATGTCCGTCGGCGCCACCGCACTGATCACCGCTTTCGCGGTCTGCTCATCGTCCAGGCTCCTGACCAGCTCCCGGGCCAGGTCTTCCAGCGCCCCCAGTGGCCGCAGCAGATGCCCGCCCAGCAACGGTGACGCCGCCGGGTCCGCCCCGAGAAACGTCGGCGTGCTTCCCTGAACTGTCCCGTTCAGTACAACATGCTGCACCGACACGTGATGGCCGCCGAACCGCCACGACCAGGGGCCTTCCATCGTCGGCTCCCCGAACACCCTCAGGTAGTACAGCTGCGGGTCCCGGCCCCTTTCCCGCTCCCAGTCCACCTGCCAGCCTTCCAGCTGGTCCAGGACGTTCTCCAGGCCCAGGATCGTCGACACCGTCACGAAGCCCGGCCTCGACAGCCCCGCCGCCACCAGCTTCATCGCCCGTTGTTGCTGCCGCTGCGCCATTCTCGCCAGCGGCAGACCCCCGTGATCCGTCGGCGTGTAGTACCACCGGTGGCGTTCCTCCTCCGCTGGCCAGGCCCACTGCGCCGCTTCGCGCTGCTCTTCGTCCAGGCTGTCCAGCCAGGCCTGCGCCGCTGCCACCATGCGCTCAGCCGGATCACGGTCCGTCACACCTTCGAACCTACGACTCCCGCACGACCGGCACCACCGCGGTCAGATCGACGGCGGCGCGAGGCGGACGCGGTCGCGGCCCGCGGCCTTGGCGGCGTAGAGGGCGGCGTCGGCGGCCAGTTGGAGGTCGGAGAGGCTGGCGATGCCGGGGCTGGGGTAGCGCGCGCCGCCGATGGAGACGGTCTGGTCGGTGACCTTGCCGTCGGACGGGATGTCGACGACGAGGGAGCGGACCCGGTGCCGCAGCCGCTCGGCGATCTCGTGCAGCTCCTCGGGGCCGACATCGGGCAGCAGGATGGCGAATTCCTCGCCGCCCCAACGACAAGCGGCGTCGTAGGAGCGGACGGCGTCGGTGATGGCGTCGGCGACGGCGCGGAGCACCTGATCGCCGGCGAGGTGGCCGTGGGTGTCGTTGAGCCGTTTGAAGTGATCGAGGTCGAGCATGAGCACGCCGAGCGAGGTGCGCTCGGCCTCGGCCCGGGTGAAGGCGCCCTCGGCGATCTGGTGCCACCAGTTGGGCGTGTACAAGCCGGTCTTGCCGTCGGTCTGGGAGGCGCGGCGGAACTGCGGCAGCAACACGCTGCGGTGCAGGGCGTAGAGGCCGATGACCACGCCGATGAGCAGCCGCGGGTCGTACTCGACGAGCCCGGCGGCGGCCAGGCCGATGCCCATGGCGCCGGCCTCGAGGACCTGCTCGCCGAACTCGCCGACGATCTGGCCGGCCCGCAGGTCGGGCGAGGAGACCAGGATGGCGCCGAGGATGAGGGAGTAGTTGATCAGCCACCGGAGCAGGGCGGCGGCCAGGATGAAGCCGATGCCGATCCAGCCGGTGGGGATGCCGGGGTGCGGCCCGGGCGCGGCCAGCAGCAGCACGGCGGAGGCCTGCGTGGCCAGCAGCACGGTCGCGGCGCTGAACACCCACTTGTACAGCGGCCGCCGGCCACGCCAGACCCGGAACCACACGTAGGTCTGGGTGAACACGACCAGCGCGGTGGCCAGCGGCGCGGGCAGGATCAGCACGGCGGTGAAGTGCCACACCGTCAGTCCGTCGACGAACGGACCGGCTCCGGAGGCCAGCTTGCGGGCGCGCTCGATGGACCGGGACAGCTCGATGTGGGCGATGACGCAGCCGGCGAGGATGCCGAGGCGGATCCAGTCGGTGGCCGTGACGGGTAACAGCGCGGCCGTCGACCCGGTCGCGATCAGCGCCAGGGCGTCCACGACCAGCACGTACGCCAGCACGTGCCGAGGCGTGGTCCACACCTCGAAGCCGCGGACCCATCCCACGCAAGCAGGGTAACCGACTGGCGCAGCCGGAGTCTGCGCTGGTAGGAGACCATATGAACCGCACCCGGTTGGCCCAGCGTCTCTAGGGCACCCGCCTTGTCAGCGAGGAGGTGAGCGGCAATGCGTGAGAACACCTGGCGTGAGAACACCTGGAAGTGACCCGTTCGGCGGATTCTCAGCTCGCCGCGCGTCGCCAGGCAACACCGGCGGCGACGGCGGCGACCACGCCGGCCGCCCCCGCCAGTCCGACCACGGCGGCCGGCGTGAGGATCTGCGCCAGCAGGCCCGCCAGCACGATGCCGAACCCCTGCGCGGCCTGCATCGCCGCGCTGGCCAGGCCGATCGCCTGCCCACGCGACGCGTCCGGCACGCGTTGGACGAACGTCCCCTGCACCACCATGTCGTGCGCGCTGGCCAGGCCCGACACCGCCCACAGCACCGCCGACACCGCCAGCACGGGGGCCCAGGCGCTCGGGATCAGGACCGCGCAGGTCGCCACGGTGAGCGGTGCCATCAGCCGTAGCCGCAGGTCGGGGCGCAGGCTCTTGAGCCAGATCATGCCCACGATCGAGCCCGCCGGCACCGCCGCCAGCAGCCAGCCCACCGCCGCCGTGCCCTGGCCGAGCTGCGCCGCGTACGGCACCGCCAGCGACTCCGGCACCACGTAGAACCCGTTCACGCAGGCGATCGCCACCAGCGCCCGGAGCTGGGGATCCTTGGCCACGACGCGAAGCCCCGCCTTGAGCCGCGTGCGGTGCCCAGCCCTCGGCGGCCGGTGGCTCCGGACGCCGATCTGGATCAGCAGCGCCGACAGTGCGAACGTCGCCGCGTCGATCACCAGCGTCGTCGAGGTGCCGAGGTACGTCACCAGCGTCGCCCCGATCGCGATGCCGCCGACCAGGCCCAGCTGGTCGGTCGTGCGCATCACTGCCAGGCCCGCCATGTACCGGTCGCCGTCCAGCACCGCCGGCAGCACCGCGTTGCGGGCCGCCGAGAACGGCGCGTACGGCAGCTGCACCAGGCACAGCAGCACCACCAGCACCGCGATCGGCTGCCCCGGCACCACCATCAACGCCACCAAAGCCGCTCTGGTGGCGTCCGCCGCCACCATCACCGACCTTCGGTCGAACCGATCCGCCAGTCCCGCCAGCAGCGTGCCGCCGACCAGGTTGGGCAGGATCGTCATCGCGTACGTCAGGGCCGTCCAGGCCGGCGAGTGCGTGCGGTCGTACACCAGCACCGACAGCGCCACCCGGGCCAGCTGATCGCCGATCCTCGACTGCGCGTGGGCCAGCCACAGCACGCGGAACTGGCCCACCGCCGCCACGTCCCGCCATCGCGCCGCCGCTACCCCGCCCGCCACCTCGACACAGTGACACAAAGCCGTTCGGCGCACGAAGTAGCCGGCCGGTCACGCGATCGACTCTTCGACCTCCTCGGCTTCCCAGCGGAGCAGGTCGCCCGGCTGGCATTCGAGCACGTCGCACAGGGCGGCCAGGGTGGCGAAGCGGACGGCCTTGGCGCGGCCGTTCTTGAGCACGGCCAGGTTGGCCGGCGTGATGCCGACGCGGTCGGCCAGCTCGCCGACGGACATCTTGCGGCGGGCCAGCATCACGTCGATGTCGACGACGATCGGCATCAGATCACCTCGTCCAGCTCGGCCCGCAGCTGCGAGGCCTCGACGTCGCGGGCGACGGCCTTGGCCAGCAGCTGGCGCAGCACGAACACGATCAGCGCGACACCGAGGATGGCCAGGCCGATGCCGGCCATGATCACGCTGACGCCCGGGTCGTCGCGCTGGCCGGGGGCGTTGATGATCGTGACGGCGAACCACACCAGGGCGGCCGCCACGATCGCGCCGATCACGACGTCCACGTATCGGAAGGCCGCGTGGGAGAACACGGTGCCGCGGCGCACCATCGCCACCAGCCGCCACACGCAGAACAGCGTCACCTCAACGGTGATCAGACCGATGATCGTGACGATCCGGAACTGCGTCAGCGGCAGCGACCCGTCGTCCGGCTTGGTGAACATCGCCCACACCATCAACGCCTGCACCAGCACGGTGCCGACGAACACCACCGCCAGCACGACGCGCAGCGCGTGCACAGCCACCTTGCCCATGGCCCACCCCTTCGATCGACTTCCGATGGGAATCTATCGAAAGTCGATAGGCTAGGCAAGGTGGGGAGCGGTGAGGTCCAGGCGCAGCACCGGTTCCCCGTCGTCGACCTCGCCGGTCGGCACGAAACCGTACTTCCGGTAGAACGGTCCCGGGCCGTCCTCGGCCGGATGATGGCTGGTCAGCAGCTCCGTCGCCCCGTCGGCCCGAACGAGCGCGACGACCGCGTCGAGGATCGCGGTCCCGTAGCCCAGTCCCTGGAACCGCCCGTCGACCAGCAGTCGCCACAGGTAGTACGGCCCCAGGATCCCCGGCCGTCCCGGCGGCACGTTCCAGCTCAGCATCACGAACCCCACCGGCTCGTCGCCCGCGTACACGGCCCGAAACCACGGCTCCGCCTCGGGAATCGCCGCCGCCTGTTCCAGCGACCGCGCCACGCCCGTCACGAACCGTTCCTGCCCGGGATGCACGCGCAGCGCGCAGACCGCCTCCCGGTTCGCGTCGGTGATCTCCACCAACTGCACTTCGGTCCCCCTCAACAGGTGCTGATCCGGTCCAGGATCCGCTGGCAGACGCGTTCCAGCGCGGCGATGTCGTCCACGGAGTCGATCACCAGGTCCCGCACCCGGTCCACGTGCGCGGGGGCGATCGAGGTCAGCAGGCACTGGCCGGCGTCGGTGAGGATCACGTTGGTGGAGCGGCGATCGGCCGGATCGGGCTCACGTCGGACGAGCTCGCGCCGCTCCAGCCGTCGGACCAGGTGCGACAGCCGGGACAGCTCGGCGTTGGCCAGATCGGCCAGCGCGGTCATCCGGCAG encodes:
- the metE gene encoding 5-methyltetrahydropteroyltriglutamate--homocysteine S-methyltransferase, which codes for MTSSSTLHGYPRQGPDRQLKKAIEAYWAGRVDADALLGAARELRLNNLAELRAAGIDEIPSNYFSLYDHVLDTAWLLGAIPRRHIDAVPDVSTEKGRLDRYFAMARGTADAPPLEMTKWFDTNYHYLVPELGPDTTFSLDASKPLEEFTEALEQGVVTRPVLVGPVTFLLLAKNLDGDFPPLDLLDKIVPLYVDLLRQLREAGADWVQLDEPALVADQPSDVLDKVAETYETLAAATNRPKILVASYFDGLGDALPVLARTPVEGLAMDFTAGDNLKGLAAIGGIQDKRLVAGVVNGRNIWAANLSEALGVLGTLLGLAASVDVAASSSLLHVPYDVTLETDLDPEIAGWLSFARQKVQEIVTLRRGLTEGRAAIGTVLHVNETRLASRASSPIVKVPAVRERVIPDVRRSAYDQRAKAQREQLTLPQLPTTTIGSFPQTAELRKARAALRNGQLDQDAYRAAMRAEIRAVIAEQERIGLDVLVHGEPERNDMVQYFGEQLAGFLATQQGWVQSYGTRYVRPPIIVGDVFRPAPMTVEWATYAQSLTDKPVKGMLTGPVTMLAWSFVRDDQPAGDTARQVALALRDEVVDLESAGVKVIQVDEPALRETLPLRAADRAAYLEWAVTAFRLATSGVRDETQIHTHMCYAEFGDVLEAIIDMDADVISLEAARSNMAIVADLAAAGYPNEAGPGVWDIHSPRVPSVEEIAGHLVKAMAAFPAERLWVNPDCGLKTRGYPEVKATLENLVEATGQLRA
- a CDS encoding methylenetetrahydrofolate reductase, with the translated sequence MLDRLQGPRPVFSVEFFPPRDAADEHKLWLAIRQLEGLEPAFMSVTYGAGGSSRDRTIRTTGRVVQETSLLPMAHLTAVDHSVAELRNVIGWYAAVGVRNVLAVRGDPPGDPNGEWVKHPQGLTYAEELVSLVRELGDFCVGVSAFPYGHPRSADLDTDTEYLVRKFRAGADFAIAQLFFEAEDFLRLRDRMAARGCDAPLLPGILPLTTVRTLLKTVELSGAPVPPALARRLDPLVDDPKAFRAEGIDIVTELSQRLIDEGVPGVHFYTFNMSKATTEVVARLGLSPVRV
- a CDS encoding sigma-70 family RNA polymerase sigma factor produces the protein METLDDATEVFAQVRPRLFGIAYRMLGSAVDAEDLVQDVWIRWQTCDRSVVENPAAYLATTTTRLAINATQSAYARRESYVGPWLPEPVDTSADPQLGAERAAALELGVLLLLEKLTPNERAAYVLREAFDYPYEQIAEIVQTTEVTARQYVSRARKHLAAERKAPVDPSEQRRLLTAFVQAAQAGDLSALEELFAEDVVSYSDGGGVARATKYVVTGAVAVAKLVRAWGSSDFWDGLEMELAVLNGAPGMVLKKAGETVGVVAVDGATHIDQVMWVINPQKLTAV
- a CDS encoding LuxR family transcriptional regulator, whose protein sequence is MTKTSLTAVAQGQLDTARNCPQNRSARTVHGGHEHSLRQTVMALLAGEHLHEHEHGGDTTVFVLQGRVRLVAGRDSWEAVPGDLLALPDRRHRVEAVTDAVFLFTNAVSVGVQSNG
- a CDS encoding cupin domain-containing protein, which encodes MSTQHDHYLPNPYADGPPPQIDLLSTVTGVPQIDDHAEAMTIHVTLPPGSPGAPPHRHSGPAYGYVLKGEIVFELEGEPARVVKAGETFWEPGGDVIHYQDGNNLADAESQFVVTMFCVPGQPMMIPVSAEELEQRKDRRA
- a CDS encoding NAD(P)/FAD-dependent oxidoreductase codes for the protein MKRILIVGGGYAGFYAARGLEKRLRAGEASVTVVDPRPYLTYQPFLPEVLAGSIEARHAAVSMRSHLRRTKVIAGRVRKIDHAGRTVVVQPPDGAEFSLDYDVIVVTAGAVTRRLPVPGIAEQAIGLKHVEEAVAIRDQLLTSFDRAAVLPPGPERSKLLTVVFVGGGFSGVEGFGELLSLASALLKRYPEISASEPRFHLVEGSGRILPEVSAKAGGWVVRSLERRGSVVHLNCTVQSAVGGEVVLTDGSTVDAGLIVWTAGNDANPVVRTHTDLPITARGLIIVRPDLRVGTETDIVPDAWAAGDDAAVPDLAVPGTYTVPNAQHAFRQGKLLARNIAAALRKRPLVAYVHHSLGSVATLGLGRGIFQYKKITIKGPPAWLMHRGYHVLAVPTWERKIRVLAVWLTAAVFGRDIVSLAAVEHPREAFLRDGVTNRASVLS